From a region of the Methanolinea sp. genome:
- a CDS encoding DegT/DnrJ/EryC1/StrS family aminotransferase yields MDHVPFIDLNKEYQAIKTEIGVSIQRVLNRGWFILGEELISFEKEFSAYIGTRHGIGVNSGSDALFLALKALGLGRGDEVITVGNSFVSNIDAILRNGAQPIFVDIEPDTLCIDPRQIKKQINKRTRAILPVHLYGHPADMNPIRECADDHALFVVEDACQAHGSTYNGEKVGSIGDVSCFSFYPTKNLGAYGDAGIILTNDEDLASRVSMLRNYGQSEKYHHDISGFNSRMDEIQAAILRTKLRYLDSWNEKRRKCAYRYNEYLSQTSLVTPFEREDSRHVYHLYVVRAPERTVLMKKLLKKGIQTQIHYPVPVHRQPAYFRYGLDRRLPITEVSCSEVLSLPMHPWLDDDQVRYITREVKDALG; encoded by the coding sequence ATGGATCATGTTCCTTTTATTGACCTGAATAAAGAATATCAAGCGATAAAGACCGAGATTGGGGTGTCAATACAGCGCGTGCTAAATCGCGGATGGTTCATCCTCGGCGAAGAGCTCATATCCTTTGAGAAGGAGTTTTCAGCGTATATTGGAACGAGACACGGGATTGGCGTTAATTCGGGGTCAGATGCCCTTTTTTTGGCGCTTAAAGCCCTGGGATTGGGCCGGGGCGATGAAGTTATAACGGTGGGAAATTCCTTTGTATCGAATATCGATGCTATCCTACGAAACGGAGCGCAACCGATTTTTGTAGACATTGAACCTGATACATTGTGTATCGATCCGAGACAGATAAAAAAACAAATAAATAAAAGAACGCGGGCCATTCTCCCTGTACATCTTTATGGACATCCGGCTGACATGAACCCTATCAGGGAGTGTGCAGATGATCATGCATTATTCGTTGTTGAGGATGCATGTCAGGCGCATGGGAGTACGTACAACGGCGAGAAAGTCGGAAGCATAGGGGATGTAAGCTGCTTCAGTTTTTACCCGACAAAAAATTTAGGCGCTTATGGAGATGCTGGCATAATTCTCACGAATGATGAAGATCTCGCATCCCGGGTGTCCATGTTGCGGAATTACGGGCAGTCAGAAAAATACCATCATGATATTTCCGGCTTCAACAGCAGGATGGATGAAATACAGGCAGCTATACTTCGAACTAAATTGAGGTATTTGGATAGTTGGAATGAAAAAAGACGCAAATGTGCATATCGTTACAATGAGTACCTGAGTCAAACTTCCCTTGTCACGCCATTTGAGAGAGAGGATTCACGACATGTATACCATCTTTATGTTGTTCGGGCTCCGGAAAGGACCGTCTTGATGAAAAAACTATTAAAAAAAGGTATCCAAACCCAGATTCACTATCCTGTTCCGGTCCACAGACAACCTGCGTATTTCCGGTACGGGTTGGATCGTCGGCTCCCGATCACTGAAGTATCTTGCAGTGAAGTATTATCGCTCCCGATGCATCCTTGGCTGGATGATGACCAGGTCCGGTATATTACACGTGAGGTGAAAGATGCCCTTGGTTAG
- a CDS encoding glycosyltransferase yields the protein MPLVSVLMLSFNHEQYIGTAIRSVLSQSYTDFELIIIDDASNDNSPLVIKEFATKDTRIKPIFHEKNLGIAKSLNEGIDVAEGTFIALIGSDDVWSIEKLERQIAELVKNENLLVWSEGLIIDQGGISSGEYFTRLHQVRERKKSGYIFEDLLWGNFILGSSLVFKKQNLGTTRFNEELKYLNDHQFFIDMAKKYPYLYIDTPLVQYRIHGHNTIIKDKEGHFRDLPKLFRYVLETYGDGIRNDIKIYIFQYTVDALNEIITSRETEIGSLHHTIKQIPELEGRISDLNKHLGELITYAKSQQSAVQMKDKQIGKLKNQIRDDKQYFDDLVAKQQARILELDQHLTEKIAYTEILESKTLKQQARIVELDQHLTEKIAYTEILESKTLKQQDSIKNLEQVKQEKISRIQDLENEVHQLHESVMYRVTLAFHVNFIERFFPQGTRPRMLYNRFLRRIRSVF from the coding sequence ATGCCCTTGGTTAGTGTCCTCATGCTATCGTTCAATCACGAACAATATATTGGAACAGCTATCCGGAGCGTGCTTTCCCAGAGTTATACTGACTTTGAACTTATCATCATTGATGATGCTTCAAACGATAACTCTCCGTTAGTGATAAAAGAATTTGCCACCAAAGATACCAGGATAAAACCGATATTCCATGAAAAGAATCTTGGCATTGCAAAAAGCCTCAATGAAGGAATAGACGTCGCAGAAGGCACATTTATAGCGCTCATCGGTTCCGACGATGTCTGGTCGATAGAGAAACTTGAACGACAGATTGCTGAATTGGTAAAAAATGAGAATCTCCTCGTATGGTCAGAGGGACTAATTATCGATCAGGGGGGTATTTCTTCCGGAGAATATTTTACGAGGTTGCACCAGGTCCGGGAACGAAAAAAAAGCGGGTATATTTTTGAAGATCTCCTATGGGGAAACTTCATCCTGGGATCAAGCCTGGTATTTAAAAAACAGAATTTGGGAACCACCAGGTTTAATGAAGAATTGAAATACCTCAACGATCATCAATTTTTTATCGATATGGCAAAAAAATATCCCTATCTCTATATCGATACCCCTCTCGTTCAATACCGGATTCATGGGCATAATACCATAATTAAGGATAAGGAAGGTCATTTTCGGGATTTACCAAAATTGTTCCGTTATGTTTTAGAGACTTATGGTGATGGAATAAGAAATGACATAAAAATCTATATATTTCAATATACGGTCGATGCACTCAATGAAATAATTACATCTCGCGAGACAGAAATCGGTTCTCTCCACCATACAATAAAGCAGATTCCTGAGTTGGAAGGCCGCATCAGCGATCTTAACAAACACCTGGGAGAACTGATCACGTACGCGAAATCACAGCAGTCAGCCGTCCAGATGAAAGATAAACAAATCGGAAAACTTAAAAATCAAATTAGAGATGATAAACAATATTTCGATGATCTGGTGGCAAAACAGCAGGCTAGAATCTTGGAACTGGACCAACATTTAACGGAAAAGATTGCCTATACGGAAATACTTGAATCAAAAACCCTGAAACAGCAGGCCAGAATCGTGGAACTGGACCAACATTTAACGGAAAAGATTGCCTATACGGAAATACTTGAATCAAAAACCCTGAAACAGCAGGATAGTATTAAGAACCTCGAACAAGTCAAACAGGAAAAGATAAGCCGTATTCAAGACCTTGAGAATGAAGTTCATCAACTGCATGAAAGTGTTATGTACCGTGTCACCCTTGCATTTCATGTCAATTTCATTGAGCGTTTTTTTCCTCAAGGAACCCGGCCAAGAATGCTATATAACCGATTTTTAAGACGAATTAGGAGTGTTTTTTAA
- a CDS encoding right-handed parallel beta-helix repeat-containing protein: MRIIRIILALLFVLLSAAAAQGAMGTNDDEVENQTVVEIDQSNPNAISWYTIKPSELPLYIDNNFVNKHGRYYILGGDYTAPAGVEWAIILNASDIVFNGANHRIKGTLPNNVGIIASGSNATISNITLTGWNWGLQFNNVTKGTLENGNISGNICGGISIYNGRGVSIEKSTVSSTTQTGIIIHFNGYGNRVSDTTIINGQGGITIQNSENNTIVNNTIQNCYGGIVVLDNSNENTIERNRISDNTIIDGYGIVLQNICNENSVKDNIISNMSNGMLIWMSSCNNKFQNNTVFNSPGLGFDIIDSCNGNEFLQNKINSTRGGISVLNSSNLVIQGNQINNTQVHAVCIMGSNSGNNVVSENTIMNIDGGGIMLHNGPHHQIIADNPISGNSVGGILVYGSPSNTISGNIISDNSVYGIHVSGSTSYNNTIIGNTIEGITDFGIFLEKGPHQNTINTNTITTNNIGIILDDSTYNTIYDNFLCNNNRNTILYGTITGNRWNISKSSGPNIIGGPYIGGNVWATPEHTGFSEVTPDTDGDGICDGVYQVATGQNDYLPLKYLSGTTTTQRIGIFRDGLWVLDYNGNYVWDGPGIDRVACIGQARDIAVIGDWNGDGTDKIGIFRDGLWVLDYNGNYVWDGPGIDRVACIGQAGDIAVIGDWNGDGTIRSASSGTASGSSITTVTTCGMVRGSIGLPVSDRQAILPLSEIGTEMVPIRSASSGTASGSSITTVTTCGMVRGSIGLPVSDRQAILPLSEIGTEMGTDKIGIFRDGLWVLDYNGNYVWDGPGIDRVACIGQARDIAVIGDWNGDGTDKIGIFRDGLWVLDYNGNYVWDGPEIDRVTFIGQAGDVPVVGDW; this comes from the coding sequence ATGAGAATTATCCGAATCATCCTGGCTCTTCTATTTGTCTTACTCTCTGCCGCGGCAGCACAGGGTGCTATGGGGACGAATGATGACGAAGTTGAAAACCAAACAGTAGTGGAAATCGATCAAAGTAACCCGAATGCTATTTCATGGTACACGATAAAGCCTTCAGAGTTACCCCTTTATATTGACAACAACTTTGTCAATAAACATGGTCGTTATTATATTCTGGGAGGGGACTACACGGCGCCCGCCGGTGTTGAGTGGGCAATAATATTAAATGCATCTGATATTGTCTTCAATGGTGCGAACCACAGGATAAAAGGCACATTGCCAAATAATGTTGGGATAATAGCATCGGGGTCGAATGCGACAATCTCCAATATCACGTTAACCGGTTGGAATTGGGGGTTACAGTTCAACAATGTGACCAAAGGAACTCTCGAGAATGGAAATATCTCCGGTAATATCTGTGGAGGAATCTCAATCTACAATGGACGGGGGGTGAGTATAGAGAAAAGCACAGTCTCTTCCACTACACAAACAGGAATCATAATTCATTTCAATGGATATGGCAATCGGGTGAGTGATACTACAATCATAAACGGTCAAGGTGGTATAACCATTCAAAATTCTGAGAACAACACGATTGTCAATAATACCATTCAAAATTGTTACGGTGGTATAGTTGTTCTTGACAACTCGAATGAGAATACAATCGAGAGAAACAGGATCTCTGATAATACTATTATAGATGGATATGGAATTGTCCTTCAAAACATTTGTAATGAAAATAGTGTCAAGGACAATATTATTTCAAACATGAGCAACGGGATGCTGATATGGATGAGCAGCTGCAATAATAAATTCCAGAATAATACCGTCTTTAACTCTCCCGGTCTTGGATTTGACATTATTGATTCGTGTAATGGAAATGAATTCCTTCAAAATAAAATAAATTCCACCCGTGGAGGTATTAGCGTTCTAAATTCGAGTAATCTGGTAATCCAGGGGAACCAAATAAACAATACACAAGTACATGCCGTCTGTATCATGGGTTCCAATTCAGGCAATAATGTTGTTTCAGAAAATACTATCATGAACATAGATGGCGGAGGTATCATGTTACACAATGGTCCCCACCATCAGATAATTGCAGACAATCCCATTTCCGGCAATTCGGTTGGGGGTATCCTCGTTTATGGAAGTCCCAGTAATACTATTTCAGGGAATATTATTTCGGATAATAGTGTGTATGGTATCCATGTGAGTGGAAGCACCTCATATAACAACACGATTATTGGAAATACCATCGAGGGGATAACCGATTTTGGAATATTCCTTGAAAAAGGTCCCCACCAAAATACCATCAATACCAACACAATTACTACAAATAACATCGGAATTATCTTAGACGATAGTACATACAATACCATTTATGATAACTTCTTATGCAATAATAATAGGAACACTATTCTTTATGGGACAATAACCGGAAACCGGTGGAATATTTCAAAATCTTCTGGACCGAACATCATTGGTGGCCCGTATATCGGTGGAAATGTATGGGCGACACCGGAACATACCGGGTTTTCGGAAGTGACACCCGATACAGATGGTGATGGTATATGTGATGGAGTATATCAGGTCGCCACCGGCCAGAATGATTACCTCCCTTTAAAATACTTATCAGGTACCACGACTACTCAGCGTATCGGCATCTTCCGGGACGGTCTCTGGGTCCTCGATTACAACGGTAACTACGTGTGGGATGGTCCGGGGATCGATCGGGTTGCCTGTATCGGACAGGCAAGGGATATTGCCGTTATCGGAGATTGGAACGGAGATGGTACCGATAAGATCGGCATCTTCCGGGACGGTCTCTGGGTCCTCGATTACAACGGTAACTACGTGTGGGATGGTCCGGGGATCGATCGGGTTGCCTGTATCGGACAGGCAGGCGATATTGCCGTTATCGGAGATTGGAACGGAGATGGCACGATAAGATCGGCATCTTCCGGGACGGCCTCTGGGTCCTCGATTACAACGGTAACTACGTGTGGGATGGTCCGGGGATCGATCGGGTTGCCTGTATCGGACAGGCAGGCGATATTGCCGTTATCGGAGATTGGAACGGAGATGGTACCGATAAGATCGGCATCTTCCGGGACGGCCTCTGGGTCCTCGATTACAACGGTAACTACGTGTGGGATGGTCCGGGGATCGATCGGGTTGCCTGTATCGGACAGGCAGGCGATATTGCCGTTATCGGAGATTGGAACGGAGATGGGTACCGATAAGATCGGCATCTTCCGGGACGGCCTCTGGGTCCTCGATTACAACGGTAACTACGTGTGGGATGGTCCGGGGATCGATCGGGTTGCCTGTATCGGACAGGCAAGGGATATTGCCGTTATCGGAGATTGGAACGGAGATGGTACCGATAAGATCGGCATCTTCCGGGACGGCCTCTGGGTCCTCGATTACAACGGTAACTACGTGTGGGATGGTCCGGAGATCGATCGGGTTACCTTTATCGGACAGGCAGGCGATGTTCCCGTTGTCGGAGACTGGTAA